A window of the Hyalangium minutum genome harbors these coding sequences:
- a CDS encoding helicase C-terminal domain-containing protein: protein MGSAAELLTRHVFLDLETTGLDPRTDEVIELGALFFENGQEVRRIARLYSPSRPLPITIRRLTGIDDALLEGRPRFGSDIAELREALRGWTVVAHNAPFEKGFLPDLLGPIRAPVLDSCELLHYLHPELSSHSLESMLRWAGQKPRTAHRVVTDCLATHAVLVHAMDGCIRDGRADDIADLLATLDPRSKAALRLAQAEAGEAAVDEDSASEEQPLLSLLYRLWEACRAKPMPLKLETTGGFLQGRPERLRAGGAKAPPEPEPGTPVQPVRADEVTALLGPGGALEKQEEGFKSRPAQLEMSRAVARTLSEGGQLAVEASTGTGKSLAYLAPSALFAARNGRKVAVAPHTKTLQDQLIEKDLPRLHRATGGAFGYALLKGQTNYLCRRRALDATLVEPGMRHEARAPRAYLRAFMRRSTDGDLDRLSHWFRERFPQMNTLVPAVRSEAATTLGERCPHYHRCYYHSAVAQARAADVLVINQSLAFAWPPRYPKLDHLVLDEAHEVEDVATTALTLELSDLTFLRLSERLNGRDGRKGLIAELRRALVSTRRDIGLAVMNELHGALSTLFNMAMVLGEQVTALCEPAASPNEDSDEAAYAPELRITPAVRALPAWAPLRESLQDMREVLQRVHKVLTLLVPEAMPDMAVRQPALERELAGAASELADLTRLAEELAGEPAESRCYAATAEPKRSRWSVGAQPIDVSSYVSRDFAATKRSLVLTSATLSTGQENPFVLRRLGLSGRGETPAPRLLRAPSPFKLREQALVVLVTDAPRAHEEPFVEWASMRISGLAQAMGGRLLGLFASTRRMERVGLAVQSRLEPMGIEVMRQTRGHGRSLVARQERDAGTVLLGTKSFWQGVDIPGRGVGCVFIDKLPLEPPSRPLVASREEALTRGGSEYLGFIQYRLPRALLLMRQGVGRLIRSHNDRGVVVIADPGNPSYRSQLLDALSGYRVEALPWAEARLRIHAALREMGLTVDPNRP, encoded by the coding sequence ATGGGCAGTGCGGCGGAGCTTTTGACACGGCATGTGTTCCTCGATCTCGAGACGACGGGGCTGGATCCCCGTACGGACGAGGTCATCGAGCTGGGTGCCCTCTTCTTCGAGAACGGCCAGGAGGTGCGCCGCATCGCCCGGCTGTACTCGCCCTCGAGGCCCCTGCCCATCACCATCCGCCGGCTGACGGGCATCGATGACGCCCTGCTCGAGGGCCGGCCCCGGTTCGGCAGCGACATCGCCGAGCTGCGCGAGGCCCTCAGGGGCTGGACGGTGGTGGCGCACAACGCGCCTTTTGAAAAAGGCTTCCTCCCGGACTTGCTGGGGCCCATCCGCGCTCCGGTGCTCGACTCGTGCGAGCTGCTGCACTACCTGCACCCGGAGCTGTCGAGCCACTCGCTGGAGTCGATGCTGCGGTGGGCGGGGCAGAAGCCGCGCACGGCGCACCGCGTGGTGACGGACTGCCTGGCCACCCACGCGGTGCTGGTGCACGCCATGGACGGGTGTATCCGCGACGGCCGCGCGGATGACATCGCGGACCTGTTGGCCACGCTGGATCCTCGCTCGAAGGCGGCGCTGAGGCTCGCGCAGGCGGAGGCCGGCGAGGCGGCCGTGGACGAGGACAGCGCCTCGGAGGAGCAACCGCTGCTGTCGCTGCTCTACCGCCTATGGGAGGCATGCCGGGCGAAGCCGATGCCTCTCAAGCTGGAGACCACCGGAGGGTTCCTCCAGGGCCGCCCCGAGCGCCTGCGTGCCGGAGGTGCCAAGGCCCCACCCGAGCCCGAGCCGGGAACTCCCGTGCAGCCGGTTCGCGCTGACGAGGTGACGGCGCTGCTGGGGCCCGGAGGGGCACTGGAGAAGCAGGAAGAGGGCTTCAAGAGCCGACCCGCGCAGCTCGAGATGTCGCGGGCGGTGGCGCGTACGCTCTCCGAGGGCGGTCAGCTCGCGGTGGAGGCGAGCACGGGCACAGGCAAGTCCCTGGCGTACCTGGCACCGTCGGCGCTGTTCGCGGCGCGCAACGGGCGCAAGGTGGCGGTGGCGCCCCACACCAAGACGCTGCAGGACCAGCTCATCGAGAAGGACCTGCCCCGGCTTCACCGTGCCACCGGGGGCGCCTTCGGCTACGCGCTGCTCAAGGGCCAGACGAACTACCTGTGCCGCCGCCGCGCGCTGGACGCGACACTGGTGGAACCGGGGATGCGGCACGAAGCCCGCGCGCCCCGGGCCTACCTCCGCGCGTTCATGCGGCGCAGCACGGATGGGGACCTGGATCGGCTGAGCCACTGGTTCCGCGAGCGCTTCCCGCAGATGAACACGCTGGTGCCCGCGGTGCGCTCCGAGGCGGCGACGACGCTGGGCGAGCGGTGCCCGCACTACCACCGGTGCTACTACCATTCGGCGGTGGCGCAGGCGCGGGCGGCGGATGTGCTCGTCATCAACCAGTCGCTGGCCTTCGCGTGGCCGCCTCGCTACCCCAAGCTGGATCACCTGGTGCTCGACGAGGCGCACGAGGTGGAGGATGTGGCCACCACGGCGCTCACCCTGGAGCTGTCGGACCTGACCTTCCTCCGGCTCAGCGAGCGGCTGAATGGGCGGGATGGCCGGAAAGGCCTCATCGCCGAGCTGCGGCGCGCCCTGGTGAGCACGCGGCGGGACATCGGTCTCGCGGTGATGAACGAGCTGCATGGCGCTCTGAGCACCTTGTTCAACATGGCCATGGTTCTGGGCGAGCAGGTGACAGCGCTGTGCGAGCCCGCGGCGTCGCCCAACGAGGACTCGGACGAGGCGGCCTATGCCCCCGAGCTGCGGATCACCCCGGCGGTGCGGGCCTTGCCCGCGTGGGCGCCCCTCCGTGAATCCCTCCAGGACATGCGCGAGGTGCTGCAGCGGGTGCACAAGGTGCTGACACTGCTCGTGCCCGAGGCCATGCCAGACATGGCGGTGCGGCAGCCAGCGCTCGAGCGCGAGCTGGCGGGTGCTGCCTCGGAGTTGGCGGATCTGACGAGGCTGGCGGAAGAACTGGCGGGAGAGCCTGCAGAGAGCCGGTGCTACGCGGCCACGGCGGAGCCCAAGCGCTCCCGGTGGAGCGTGGGAGCGCAGCCGATCGACGTCTCGTCGTATGTGTCGCGCGACTTCGCGGCGACGAAGCGGTCGCTGGTGCTGACCTCGGCCACACTGAGCACAGGGCAGGAAAACCCATTCGTCCTACGGCGCCTGGGACTGTCGGGGCGTGGAGAGACACCCGCGCCCCGGCTGCTGCGAGCCCCCTCCCCCTTCAAGCTGCGGGAGCAGGCGCTGGTGGTGCTGGTGACGGACGCGCCGCGGGCCCACGAGGAGCCGTTCGTGGAGTGGGCGTCGATGCGCATCTCCGGACTGGCCCAGGCCATGGGCGGACGACTGCTGGGCCTGTTCGCCTCCACGCGGCGGATGGAGCGGGTGGGACTCGCGGTGCAGTCCCGGCTGGAGCCGATGGGCATCGAGGTCATGCGGCAGACGCGTGGGCACGGGCGCTCGCTGGTGGCACGACAGGAGCGGGACGCGGGCACGGTGCTGCTGGGTACCAAGAGCTTCTGGCAAGGCGTGGACATCCCCGGGCGCGGCGTGGGGTGCGTCTTCATCGACAAGCTGCCGCTGGAGCCTCCGAGCCGGCCGCTGGTGGCCTCGCGCGAGGAGGCGCTGACCCGTGGTGGCAGTGAGTACCTCGGGTTCATCCAGTACCGGCTGCCTCGAGCGTTGCTGCTGATGCGCCAGGGGGTGGGGCGGTTGATCCGCTCGCACAATGACCGGGGCGTGGTGGTGATCGCCGACCCGGGCAATCCGAGCTACCGCTCCCAGTTGCTCGACGCGCTGTCGGGCTACCGGGTGGAGGCCCTGCCTTGGGCCGAGGCCCGCCTGCGCATCCACGCGGCGCTGCGCGAGATGGGCCTCACCGTCGACCCGAACCGCCCCTGA
- a CDS encoding cupredoxin domain-containing protein — protein MRRFFSKIIKPLLALAATGAVLASQQGCSKEQKAETPPAAAASETRKPGDGPRVITLTVTEKGYEPSPISLKKDEPVKLVVTRKTEETCATEIVMKDYGINTPLPLNTPVEIAFTPNKTGTLTYGCAMGQMISGAFMVE, from the coding sequence ATGCGACGTTTCTTCTCGAAGATCATCAAGCCGCTGCTGGCCCTGGCGGCTACCGGGGCCGTCCTCGCCTCGCAGCAGGGGTGCTCCAAGGAGCAGAAGGCGGAGACGCCTCCCGCCGCAGCGGCCTCCGAGACTCGCAAGCCGGGCGATGGCCCGCGCGTCATTACGCTCACCGTGACGGAGAAGGGCTATGAGCCCTCGCCCATCTCGCTGAAGAAGGACGAGCCGGTGAAGCTGGTCGTCACCCGGAAGACCGAGGAGACGTGCGCCACGGAGATCGTGATGAAGGACTACGGCATCAACACGCCGCTGCCCCTCAACACCCCCGTGGAAATCGCGTTCACCCCGAACAAGACGGGGACCCTTACCTACGGCTGCGCGATGGGTCAGATGATCAGCGGCGCGTTCATGGTGGAGTGA